Part of the Xenopus laevis strain J_2021 chromosome 2S, Xenopus_laevis_v10.1, whole genome shotgun sequence genome is shown below.
gggcaccAATTGTGATGGACAGAAGTATGTTTTGTGATGCCCTTGGTTGTTTTTCTCTGGGGTGGATCATCTTTTTTCTGGCTTGGACTGTGAGTTGTACTTTTGGAAGATGTAGCTGTTTTTTTAGCTTTGAGCTGTGCTGCTCCAgttgttttattttgctcagtgcTACGGTAAGTTGTTCGATTGGTTGGCTTAGGAAGAACTGCCGGTGGCTGTTTATTAGGTACTGCTACAGTATGTTTTGCAGCTGAATCAACTTTCTTATGACTGCCAGTAGCTGCTACAGTTTTAGGAggaatgttaggttttttttgtttaagctgAGATGGAGCAGTGGTTGGCAGCATCTCTGGGCAGTTGTTAGGTCTCTCTGTAGGATCTTCCACTTTTTCTTCTAAAGAATGCGATTTCAATGctactgtcccattttcagctgCTGGACTTTTTTCTCTAGGGGGTTCCTCACTGATTGGCACAGTGTGACCATTGGACTCTCCCACATTATCAGGAACATCGCTATCTTGATCTGGTATCTCCCTTAGGACTCCTCTTCGTATTAACTCTTCTCGACTCTGTCTCATAGATATCTTCCTTTCTAATACTGCTGAAGTCTCAATGAACTTCTCACTAGCCTTCTTCTTTCTCCATTTCCATGGCTTAAAGATTTTACCTATAGAAGAAAGTCTTCCTTTCCTTTTTAGAGGGGGTGTCTGGTTGCCTGAGTTTTGTGTATCacaatttgtaaaagtagctTTATCCAACCCATCAACTGATCCTGCAACATTCATACTCAGCAACCGGACTCGGTTGAATGAAGAAGTGTCACTTTTAGATCGAAACCTGAATAGGGGCTCCTGGAAGGAAATAGGTTGAGAATGGCCAGGAGAATACATTTCCGGTCCCAAGTGGAATTTGAACAATAAGATTGCTGATTTTTCAGAAAAGTACACTATTTTGGTTTTTGTTACAGATGACTTAAGACAACAAAATAGTGTACTTTTCTGAAAAATCAGCAATCTTATTGTTCAAATTCCACTTGGGACCTGAAATGTATTCTCCTGGCCATTCTCAACCTATTTCCTTCCAGGAGCCCCTATTCAGGTTTCGATCTAAAAGTGACACTTCTTCATTCAACCGAGTCCGGTTGCTGAGTATGAATGTTGCAGGATCAGTTGATGGGTTGGATAAagctacttttacaaattgtGATACACAAAACTCAGGCAACCAGACACCCCCTCTAAAAAGGAAAGGAAGACTTTCTTCTATAGGTAAAATCTTTAAGCCATGGAAATGGAGAAAGAAGAAGGCTAGTGAGAAGTTCATTGAGACTTCAGCAGTATTAGAAAGGAAGATATCTATGAGACAGAGTCGAGAAGAGTTAATACGAAGAGGAGTCCTAAGGGAGATACCAGATCAAGATAGCGATGTTCCTGATAATGTGGGAGAGTCCAATGGTCACACTGTGCCAATCAGTGAGGAACCCCCTAGAGAAAAAAGTCCAGcagctgaaaatgggacagtagCATTGAAATCGCATTCTTTAGAAGAAAAAGTGGAAGATCCTACAGAGAGACCTAACAACTGCCCAGAGATGCTGCCAACCACTGCTCCATCTcagcttaaacaaaaaaaacctaacattccTCCTAAAACTGTAGCAGCTACTGGCAGTCATAAGAAAGTTGATTCAGCTGCAAAACATACTGTAGCAGTACCTAATAAACAGCCACCGGCAGTTCTTCCTAAGCCAACCAATCGAACAACTTACCGTAgcactgagcaaaataaaacaacTGGAGCAGCACAGCTCAAAGCTAAAAAAACAGCTACATCTTCCAAAAGTACAACTCACAGTCCAAGCCAGAAAAAAGATGATCCACCCCAGAGAAAAACAACCAAGGGCATCACAAAACATACTTCTGTCCATCACaattggcgcccaacgtggggcaccAGGTTCTGGCTGACCACTAGCCGATGCCACGGACGACAGACGCCCAGTAGAGGAaaggacggagactgatcacctccgggacacagGTAAGACCTATGTTATTAGTTTCTTGCCTGTGTCATCCCTATACCTACTGCTGATGGTGTTTGTTGTCAATATCGACTTTTAGtagccagcaaagacaggtaaTATCTTGCCTGGTGTCATTTACCCGACCTGTATAAGAGTATCTGTGCCCGGTTTATGTTTTGTTGTCCATTGACTCCCTACTGGTGGATGGGGACATAGGTAATTAAAAAGGGATCTGGTAACAGGAAACAACTAATAGTCGTGGGATTGGTACCGTCCAGCAGCACTCCGGCCGTGCCAGTCGGCCCCTAATGTGACTCCCCATCGGCGACACTGACCGTTTGAGTCGGTAGTGGTCGGCCGATCCCGAGGAGTGGCGGTATCAGTTTCAGCGCACCGGCCGTGTCAGTCGGCTCCTAGTGTGTCTCTCCATCGGCAACATTGTTCAGTAGTTGACCGATCCCGAGGAGCGTATTGGTAATATCTCCCAGACGTGGGAATAAGGTTCCCTGTTGACCTGGTCTGCAGACAGTCACGATATCCACCAGTATCGAGGTTAACAGTGTCTTTTGTGTGTTGAATATCTGTAATTGTTATATAGACAGGAGGTCCCATGTCATGTCCTAATTGTGTGTGTGGTTTACTGTTTACAATTACCAAATTAGGGTGGAGGTTGTTCAAAATCACACCAGGGGGGTATCCTGCTGCCGTGTTAGGTTTAGGACCAATCCTCCCAGGTTTTACGGGCTTTATAGTATATCGCCTCAACGTCCATTTCCCTGTGAGTCCGTACGATCTGGGACATAGACTGATTGATATAAGAAACAGAGTACTCTCCACCGGACAAAACCCTGTGGTGTGTGACAGTCATTCAGCAGCTGGTTTAGACTGGTGTGAAGCTGAAGAAATAGACaggattagttttttttttttttttttttttggcaaaacatttttttattcatggaCATAGAGTTTCACAGCTGCGTTGGCAAATATTAGAAAAGGTAACACAGAAACAAGGTTTTGATATCAAAAAGCGTCTCTTGCAGCGTGAATGCTATTGGATATGGCTGCTTCAATCTAGGCATCCTAAGGGTTTGAACGAAGATTTTAATATGACATGTTATTTGTGACTCTTTGTATTAATTCCCTGTCCCGCTTTTTCTAGATAATCAAGTCTTCCAGCCTGCTCGATTTCCGCACAGGGACAGACTTTCTTTCCTCTTCCCTTTCTCTCAGAGCTGTCATCATCGTCATCGTCATCATCTGTGTACAGGATGGGCCCATCAGAATCAGAGTCACTAGTCTGGCTCTCTTTGCCTTCACTATCACAATCAGGATTGATAGCTGTGTTAGAAGTATCATCTATTGCATCCTGGCTTAGCAAGCTGGAGCTATCCTCCTGGCTTTCCAAAGGCTGAGACCTGAATTCATTTTCTTCACTGTCACTGGGGATGTCCACACCCTTTTGATTAGTTTTGCCCTCTGTCCCAGTTTGGGGAAGCTCACTTATATCACAGATAATGACTGGCTGACTGAACTTGCCGACTTCTTGTTCTGGAATCTTTATGCTGCATGATGCCTTCACCTCATGTTTCAAAGCAGATATGGAATGTGGgcttgtgttttcttcagaagaTACAGGTTTCTTCTGGTTTACATCCGGCATTTCAGAGTCCAAATTCTGAAATGACTGGTCTGtcctttctgttttcttttgGCCTATGGAATGTGTGTGTGAGGATGTGGGTTGAGACTCTTCTTCTGTTGACATAGAATTAGTTGTACTGCCTACTTTTTTGGCTCTATGTGTCCCAGATGATACAGTTTTACTGGGAACTTGCTGCTTAGATTTAAGGTGGGACAAGGAAGATGCTGGAGTCAATGAAGAAGACTTGATGGcaactgtttttttgttgtttgtagaAACAACAATTTCTTGGGTGCCAGGTCGACTCAATGTCTTGGGTGGTGGGGCAGAAAGTTgtgattctgattctgattccgCTCCAGACTCCATCTCACCTGCATCATCATGAAGTTCCTATATATCCTTTTCATCATCTGTGGAGGGGGGGGACAATTGGTCATTCACAACAGCTCACCCGGCCAAGTGGCCATAACTAAAGACGGGTCTGGTGACAGTACTTTTTGGTTCAATTCCTCAAATACTAGAGTGGCCACTTTCACTTTCTCCCCACTTAGCCTCGGGAATCAATTTGGGAATTTTTACACACCTAGTCTGACCCCCAGCCTCATTCGTACCTCAATTGGCTACATTTGTGTTACCGACACCTACTATGGGCGGGACTGTTATTACTGGGGTTCTGTTGGTTGGAATTCTGGGGACTCCAATTGGGGCTATTACCCAGAAAGCGCAAAACGCAAATGTGCAAATAAACGCTCCCTTCTCACCCGCATGACCTTACGTCCTGGTCCAGGTAGTTCCCAATTCACTCTCTCTATTACAGACCCCAGTCCGATAGACTCAGATCTTTATGTTTTTGGTCTATACTGGCACAACATTCCTAATTTTCTCATACGATTTAAATTGCAAGACATGTCTATCTATAAAGGCTCTAATGCTCCAGTGTTTCCAAAACCATCTAGTCCTCGTAAATTCTCTTCCAGTGTGCCAGGCATGCTTGCAATCTCTAATCCTACCTTTACTGACTCCCTAGCTGTTGAAACTGGGTTCAGCGACTCTAATGTCTGGCTGGAATGGATTCACTATTCGGCAGCCCAACATAACAAAAGCAACTGTTTTGTTTGTGGGGCTGCCAGACCCCATCTCGGCTCTGTCCCCCTGCACGTCCCAGCCGATGAGCTCGATTGCTTCCTCAGCCTATTCTCTAACAAATCTACAAATCATTCCGCCTGTGAAACTTGGAAGCTTAATTATCCCATCCTCCCTTCCACTTCCCCTCCACCACCTGGTATTACTATATATCCTGGGAATTATACCTGTTTCTCTTCTCCTTATTCTTCCTCTGCTAAGCCTCTAGGTAACTTCACAACGGGGTATTGTTCAGATTACCAGAATGCCACATCTCCCAGCTCCCTGCAAGCCCAAACCCAAGCGTTGAGTGATATTTTTTGGATATGTGGCGATATGAAGATCCGTAATCTTCTGCCTACAAATTGGTATGGTGAGTGTGCCCTAAGCACAGCCATAATTCCTCTACACATAATCCCATGGACTCCCCTTGCCCCCGCAACCCCCACCTCTCCCCACCATTCTATCTCAAAACGTGATGTCACTCCATTTGGCAGCCTTGACCCACATGTATACATTGATGCCATTGGTGTCCCTCGAGGAGTCCCAAATGAATTCAAAGCCAGAGATCAAGTTGCTGCTGGATTTGAATCCCTTTTCCTCTTTGTTACAGTCAATAAGAATGTAGATTGGATTAACTATATCTACTATAATCAACAGCGTTTTGTTAATTTCACCAAAGATGCACTTCGGGGTATAGCAGATCAACTTAATTCTACCTCTCATATGACTTTTCAAAACCGCCTAGCCCTAGATATGTTGTTAGCTGAGAAAGGTGGGGTTTGCAAAGTCCTTGATAAATCTTCGACTTGCTGCACCTATATCCCTGACAACACTGGCCCAGATGGCTCGGTCACAATAGCCATTAAAAAATTAGAGGAACTTTCTGAGGAACTTAAGCGTAACTCAGGTGTCACTGATCCGTGGGATCAGTACTTCACCTGGCTCACTGGTTGGAAGAAAGTGCTTGCTGAGATAGGTATAGTTTCCCTTATCCTTTTATCTATCTGTGCTCTCATCCTTTGCTGTTTTATTCCCTGCATTCGCAAACTTTGTCTTGCATCTGAACTGACTCCTACCTTTGTACTCTCCGCACCCAATATTTACgtgaacactgaggactgtgctACCGATGCTGATACTGATGATGGATCGGACCCTGATGATCTCGTTCGTGCCCTTTTCCACCATTACATTCCTACTACTGCCCTATCCCAATTCCTTCCTCAGACCCCACCCACTCCCGCCCCCTCCCTCGCTTAGTTTAAGGTCAGTGCTGTTAGTTAAGTTGGAAGGGTTGGTCACTGATTTTGTGCAGGTCTCTCCAGACCACGCTGAAGCATCATACCCACCATTAGGGTGTACCCCCTCTGGAGCAACTTGCTAACTTCTATCTAGGTAAGGACAGCAAAATAGACGTTTTTAGGGGGGATtgtggtggactggtcagtctattctgtttgctatcatttaaaaagtctattttactgccaTACTGCATGCATGTCTGAGATATTTCCTTGCATAAGctattttgcaaaacatatttcctGCTCAGATGTCTCTATAACCCAGATATCTCGCTAGGCCGTAACCAAGAGGAACCTCTTCATAGAAACAGGCTTGTGCTAAGGAGGTCACATACGTTTGTGGTTATgccactctgcacctgtttcctgaAGACGACTGCTGAATTAAACCGCATAAGAGACTTTACACCTTATTGCTTTCCATTTGAAGATATATAACCTAAACTTTAGTAGTTTGTAATTTTCCATTTGAAGCTATATAGCTTAACCGCAAGCTTAGGGGGGTGTCAAACCTCCGATTTGCCTTTATAAccttttgtactttgaaataaaGACAGAGTGAGAAACATTTTGCATACTGCACAGATGTGTCAGTGTCATTTTCTTTCTGCCAGCCGGTTGGATTTACTTATCATATAATTCGGAAGGGTCAGATACTCTTAGGACATACTTCTGTCCTTAACAACAGTACCCCCTCCTCTacgggggggcctcaggaccaccacgaTTGGGTTTAGAAGGGAATCTTCTGTGAAATCTTTGAACCAGAAGAGGAGCATGAATGTCCGAATGCTTGACCCAGGAACACTCTTCAGGCCCGAACCCCTTCCATTTCACCAGATACTGGAGGGAACCTCTAGAAATTCGAGAATCCAAAACAgtctcaacctcaaattcttggTACCCGTCGACGGATACAGGAGCAGGAAAGGGAGAAGAGTGACCCGCCACGGCTGGTTtcagaagagacacatgaaaaacGTTTGGAATCTTCATCTCCggaggtaactgaagacggacagccacaggatttaCTAGTTCAATTATGGAGAAAGGGCCAATGAACTTAGGGCCTAATTTAGCAGACGGGACCTTGAGGTGAATGTTCTTAGACGagagccaaactttatcaccgaGAGCATACTGAGTGGTTGGAGAACGCTTCTTATCGGCATGAAACTTCTGGCTGGAggaactcttctccaagttctTCTTAGTGGTTTGCCAAATGGCGGACATATGAGAAACTTGATCGTTAGCAGCCGGCACATCGGAGAGAAGAAAATCTTGAGAAAAGGCCAAAGGGTGAAgtccatagacacaaaagaaagGCGACTGGTCCGATGAAGCATGAAGAgagttattgtgagcaaattcggcCCAGGGAAGCAATTCAGCCCAATCATCTTGACACAATGAGACATGACATCTTAGAAATTGTTCAAGAGCTTGGTTAACCCGCTCAGaagctccattggattgaggatggtaggcagaagaaaaattAAGGGAAATATTGAGGGATTTGCAAAGagacctccagaacttggaaataaactgtgaacctctgtcagacacaatctctagaggaaaaccatgcagacgaaaaatgtgtaaaataaacagtttagACAGTTCCAATGCAGAGGGTAGTTTACGGAGCGGAATGAagtgagccatcttactgaatctgtcgatcactaCCCAGATGACTGTAAAACCTTGGGAGGAGGGAAGTTCCACGATGAAGTCCATGGCCAAGTGTGTCCAAGGGCGGGAGGGAATGGGAAGAGGTAACAATAATCCCTTGGGAGAGGTATGACAAGATTTGGAGGCAGCACAAATGGAACAGGAAGCAACAAAGTCCTTAACATCCTTTCGTAAGGAGGGCCACCAGACCAGCCGAGACAGCAGATCAATCGTCTTCTTAACCCcgggatgaccggcctgcttggagctgtgggattGAAGCAAAATAGTCTGACGAAGATCTGGGGGTACAAAGGCTACCCCAAAGGGAGTATTGGCAGGTGCTGAGACTTGAGCAGACAGAATTTGGGAAGCCATAGGAGGAAATAAGGCAGCGATAATTTTGGCGGATGGAACAATTGGTTCTTCATCTTCAAACGTGGAATTCACGGAAGAAAAACTTCTGGATAAAGCATCCGCCTTTTTGTTCCTGGAGCCAGGTCGGaaggtgatgataaaattaaagcgggaaaagaacaaggaccaccgtgcctgtctgggattcagccgcTTAAGGGTTTGGATATATTCTAAGTTCTTATGATCCGTAAAAATAGTCACAGGAACAGTGGAACCTTCCAaaagatgtctccattcttccagagCCAATTTAACTGCCAGAAGTTCACGATTGCCAACATCATAATTCCGTTCAGGCGGGGAAAATTTCTTGGAGAAAAAGGCGCAAGGATGAAGCTTCCCATCATTGAGTTGCCTCTGGGAGAGAATTGCACCTGCCCCAAcatcagaggcgtcaacttcTATGAAAAATGGAAGAAGAGGATCAGGATGTCTTAGGACTGAGGCGGAAGAAAAGGATTCCTTCAGGGATTCAAAAGCTGCTTTGGCAGGAGCAGTCCAAATATCAGGCCTTCCCCCCTTGCGAATAAGGGCCAAGATAGGAGAAATTCTAGAAGAGAATCCTTTGATGAACTGcctgtagtaattggcaaagccaataaatctctggatgGCCTTAGTACTGGTAGGCAAAGGCCATTCTTGGATAgcagaaaccttggctggatccatttCAAAACCTTCAGACGAAATAATGTAACCCAGGAAGGGAATCTTCGGGGTCTCAAAAGAACACTTTTCCAGCTTGGCGTAGAGGGAATTTTCTCTCAAACGTGAAAGGACTTCTCGGACATGACCTCTATGCTCGTCAAGATGCTTGGAAAAAATGAGGATGTCGTCAAGATAAACAACCACACACAGTCCCAAAAGAtctctaaaaatatcattgacgAACTCTTGGAAAACTGCAGGGGTGTTGCAAAGTCCGAacggcatgacgagatactcgtaatgtccatcccgagtattaaatgccgtcttccattcgtcgccCTTCCGAATTCGGATCAGATTGTATGCCCCTCTGAGATCCAGCTTGGTAAAGATACTAGCCCCTTTAAGTCGGTCAAAGAGTTCTGAAATAAGGGGTAAAGGGTAACGGTTCTTGGCTGTAATCTtgttaaggccccggtagtcaatacaaggtcgTAGAGTGCCATCCTTCTTCTCAACGAAGAAAAACCCAGCTCCAGCAGGCGatgaagaaggacgaatgaagccacgctggagattttcttgtatatattcTCTCATGGCCTTAGTCTCGGACGGAGACAGCGGATAAGTCCGGCCACGAGGGGGCATGGTGCCAGGAAGGAGAtcaatggggcaatcatagggacggtGGGAAGGAAGGGTTTCTGcggattttttacaaaaaacatcacaaaagtCCAGATATGCCTGGGGAAGTGAAGGAAAATTTATTGAAGAGCAGGACAACTTCATAACAgcattggaaggtaaacaactctGTTGGCAAGACAAACTCCACTGAGAAATCTGGCCTTCCGACCAGTCGATGACAGGATTATGGAGTTGAAGCCAGGGTAGTCCCAAAACAACAGGTGTGGAGGGgcaattaataataagaaaagaaagtctctccaCATGCAGTGCCCCCACCGTAACGGAAAGTTCTGTAGTGGCATGTGAGATATAGGCATTGGACAGAGGTCTGTCGTCGATGGCCAATACTCGAAGAGGTGTAGGCAATGACTTCAAAGGAATCTTGTGCAGAATGGCAAATGACTGGTCCAGgaagttcccagcagccccagaatccagaAATGCTTGCGAAGAAATCTGCTTAGTGTTTACTTGAAGCTGTACAGGAAGCAAAAGACGTTGAGGGGTCTGTTCAGGATAAGAAACAATTCCACCCCAGTGTGTCTCCCCACACTTACCAAGGCGAGAAAGATTCTCTTGCTTCACCGGGCAGTTAAAGGCGAAGTGTGCCTTGCCTCCACAATATAGGCATAGGCCGGCAGAGCGTCTGCGGAGCTTCTCTTCCTCGGTCAGGCGTGCCCccccgatctgcatgggttcaaCAGGGGGCGAAGCGGAAGAAGAGGTAGTAGGAATGATGGGCTTCTGAAAATGTGGAGCTAGGAGAGGCTGGAATCTCTTGCTCTTATCTCTATCGGACAGATGCTCCCGCATTCGAGTGTCCACCTTGGTGGCCAAGGTAATGAGATCTTCCAAATTGTCAGGAATATCACGGGACACTAAATCGTCCTTCAGACGAGTGGAAAGTCCTTGGTAAAAGACCGCATGGTATGCATCGTTATTCCAAGTGGTCTCGGCCGCTAGAGTACGAAAGTCAATGGCATAATCACTGACTGGGCGGTTGCCTTGACGGATCTGCAAGAGACGAGAGGCGGCAGTAGTGACCCGCCCAGGAGCGTCAAAGACTTTGCGGAAGGAATGCAGGAAGAGGTCTATATCGTAAGTGAGCGGTGAATTCTTTTCCCATAAGGGAGatgcccactccagagcttttcCTTGCAGGCGGGTAATAACGTACCCCACTTTTGCCCTCTCGGATGGATACTGAGTAGGCTGGagctcgaactggatctggcactggttTACAAATCCTCGGCATGCCTGCGGATCACCATGGTAGAGAGGAGGAGCCGGCACCTTGGGTCCAGTACCCTGAGCAGGAGCAGCAACGACCACAGGAGAGgaagcagcagcggcagcagggGGATTCACAGACAGTTTGTCCAAGATTGCCTCCAGGGCTTGCCCAAAATGGACCTGTTGACTCTCGTAAGACTCCATACAGGAAGCTAACCCACGGAAAGCTCTTCCGAAATCCGGAGGAGGAGTcacttcctcagtggggtccatggcccgattatactgtcaggcccgaaggcgcagttgcagtgtggaccaaggaggaagtggtGGAAGCCaaggttcgaggtacaaggggTTGAGCAAAAGAGTTGTCAG
Proteins encoded:
- the LOC121400769 gene encoding phosphatase and actin regulator 2-like codes for the protein MESGAESESESQLSAPPPKTLSRPGTQEIVVSTNNKKTVAIKSSSLTPASSLSHLKSKQQVPSKTVSSGTHRAKKVGSTTNSMSTEEESQPTSSHTHSIGQKKTERTDQSFQNLDSEMPDVNQKKPVSSEENTSPHSISALKHEVKASCSIKIPEQEVGKFSQPVIICDISELPQTGTEGKTNQKGVDIPSDSEENEFRSQPLESQEDSSSLLSQDAIDDTSNTAINPDCDSEGKESQTSDSDSDGPILYTDDDDDDDDSSERKGRGKKVCPCAEIEQAGRLDYLEKAGQGINTKSHEPLFRFRSKSDTSSFNRVRLLSMNVAGSVDGLDKATFTNCDTQNSGNQTPPLKRKGRLSSIGKIFKPWKWRKKKASEKFIETSAVLERKISMRQSREELIRRGVLREIPDQDSDVPDNVGESNGHTVPISEEPPREKSPAAENGTVALKSHSLEEKVEDPTERPNNCPEMLPTTAPSQLKQKKPNIPPKTVAATGSHKKVDSAAKHTVAVPNKQPPAVLPKPTNRTTYRSTEQNKTTGAAQLKAKKTATSSKSTTHSPSQKKDDPPQRKTTKGITKHTSVHHNWCPTLGAKNVKDRSMS